In a genomic window of Lacrimispora sp. BS-2:
- a CDS encoding response regulator, giving the protein MYQTIIIEDDPIVASINRHYVELNKDMEVCGCFSNGRDALNYLEEHSVDLAITALYMPKMDGMELLREIRRQEKDLDFIVVSSANDVKHVKKFLSLGIIDYLIKPFEYNRFNHALEKFTKSQELLKPRNFSQSQLDKLFHVSSLPQAEENSKGIQEATLYNILDYMKINQLNPMTSEKIAKEVQLSSVTVRRYMNYLLEKQRVISDIDYNTGGRPGVVYRYIEQEDRLAE; this is encoded by the coding sequence ATGTATCAAACAATCATCATTGAAGATGACCCTATCGTTGCTTCTATTAACCGTCATTATGTAGAGCTAAACAAAGACATGGAAGTATGCGGTTGTTTTTCCAATGGGCGGGATGCTCTTAATTATTTAGAGGAGCATTCCGTAGATTTGGCCATTACGGCACTGTATATGCCGAAAATGGATGGTATGGAGCTTTTACGGGAAATCCGGAGACAGGAGAAGGATCTGGATTTCATAGTAGTAAGTTCCGCCAATGATGTAAAGCATGTGAAGAAGTTTCTTTCGCTTGGAATTATCGATTATTTGATAAAGCCATTTGAATATAACAGGTTTAATCATGCTTTGGAGAAATTCACGAAAAGTCAGGAGTTGCTGAAACCGCGCAATTTCTCCCAGTCCCAGTTAGATAAACTGTTTCATGTTTCTTCTCTGCCACAGGCAGAAGAAAACAGTAAGGGAATCCAGGAAGCTACTTTGTATAACATATTGGATTATATGAAGATAAACCAGTTAAATCCAATGACAAGCGAGAAAATCGCCAAAGAGGTCCAGTTATCTAGTGTAACGGTCAGAAGGTACATGAACTATCTGCTGGAAAAACAAAGGGTTATCAGTGACATTGATTATAATACAGGAGGAAGGCCCGGTGTTGTTTACCGTTACATAGAACAAGAGGATCGCCTGGCAGAGTGA
- a CDS encoding MIP/aquaporin family protein, which produces MLVYLAEFLGTMILILLGDGVVANVNLDKSGMKGGGSIQVSFAWGFAVMIPAFIFGAASGAHFNPAVTIAMAADGSLPWDLVPGYVIAQFAGAFTGAVLVYLLFKDQLDATECQATKRGVFCTSPAIPNTGRNLLSEIVGTFVLVFAIKGIGQAGAVPAGVNNILVFGIIVSIGMSLGGLTGYAINPARDLGPRLAHAVLPIKDKGSSNWKYAPIVLFGPVIGGLAAVLLYSAIPWV; this is translated from the coding sequence ATGTTAGTGTATTTAGCAGAATTTTTAGGAACTATGATTTTGATTTTGCTTGGAGATGGCGTGGTCGCCAATGTTAACCTGGATAAGTCAGGTATGAAGGGTGGAGGTTCCATTCAAGTCTCCTTTGCATGGGGGTTCGCGGTTATGATTCCTGCTTTCATCTTCGGCGCAGCTTCCGGAGCCCATTTTAATCCGGCTGTTACCATAGCCATGGCAGCAGACGGAAGCCTTCCATGGGACCTTGTCCCGGGATATGTGATCGCACAATTTGCAGGAGCATTTACCGGCGCCGTCCTGGTTTACTTATTGTTTAAGGATCAGCTTGACGCAACGGAATGCCAGGCCACAAAAAGAGGCGTTTTCTGTACTTCACCTGCGATTCCAAACACCGGCCGCAACCTTTTAAGCGAAATTGTCGGGACATTCGTTCTGGTATTTGCTATTAAAGGCATCGGACAGGCAGGAGCTGTTCCTGCAGGAGTTAATAACATTCTTGTGTTTGGAATCATCGTTTCCATCGGTATGTCCCTTGGAGGCTTAACAGGATACGCGATCAACCCTGCCAGAGACTTAGGCCCCCGCCTTGCTCACGCAGTTCTTCCCATCAAGGATAAAGGCAGTTCTAACTGGAAATATGCTCCCATCGTGTTATTCGGCCCCGTGATCGGCGGCCTTGCTGCAGTACTTCTCTACAGCGCAATTCCCTGGGTATAA
- the glpK gene encoding glycerol kinase GlpK produces the protein MAKYVMALDAGTTSNRCILFNEKGEICSVAQKEFTQYFPKPGWVEHDANEIWSTQLGVAVEAMSKIGASAEDISAIGITNQRETTIVWDKATGDPVYHAIVWQCRRTSEYCDSLKEKGLVDTFRSKTGLVIDAYFSGTKLKWILDNVEGARERAERGELLFGTVETWLIWKLTKGRVHVTDYSNASRTMMFNINTLEWDDDILSELNIPKSLLPEAKPSSCIYGESDPQYFGGPIPVSGAAGDQQAALFGQTCFTAGEAKNTYGTGCFLLMNTGEKPVFSSNGLVTTIAWGLDGKVNYALEGSIFVAGAAVQWLRDEMKFIDSAQDSEYMARKVKDTNGCYVVPAFTGLGAPHWDQYARGTVVGITRGVNKCHIIRATLDSLAYQVNDVLQAMRSDSGIELAALKVDGGASANNYLMQTQADIINAPVNRPQCVETTAMGAAYLAGLAVGYWANKEEVIKNWAIDRTFEPAISGEERTKRISGWNRAVKYSFDWAKED, from the coding sequence ATGGCAAAGTATGTAATGGCATTGGATGCGGGCACTACAAGTAATCGGTGTATTCTGTTCAATGAAAAAGGGGAAATCTGCAGCGTTGCTCAAAAGGAATTTACCCAGTATTTTCCAAAACCAGGCTGGGTTGAGCACGATGCAAATGAGATCTGGTCCACGCAATTGGGGGTTGCAGTGGAAGCCATGTCCAAAATCGGTGCGTCTGCAGAAGACATTTCTGCCATCGGAATCACCAACCAGAGAGAAACTACTATAGTATGGGATAAGGCAACAGGCGATCCCGTCTATCACGCAATCGTATGGCAATGCCGCAGAACTTCTGAATACTGTGATTCCCTAAAGGAAAAAGGATTGGTCGACACCTTCCGCTCTAAAACCGGACTGGTCATTGACGCTTATTTTTCCGGAACCAAGTTAAAATGGATCCTGGACAATGTAGAAGGCGCAAGAGAAAGAGCCGAAAGAGGGGAACTCTTATTCGGAACCGTAGAAACATGGCTGATTTGGAAGCTGACAAAGGGACGGGTTCACGTAACCGATTACTCTAACGCTTCCCGGACCATGATGTTTAATATCAATACCTTAGAGTGGGACGATGACATTCTTTCAGAACTTAACATTCCAAAGTCCCTGCTTCCCGAGGCAAAGCCTTCAAGCTGCATATATGGAGAATCTGACCCTCAGTACTTTGGCGGTCCTATTCCGGTCAGCGGCGCGGCAGGTGACCAGCAGGCAGCACTTTTCGGGCAGACCTGCTTTACCGCCGGTGAAGCTAAAAATACATATGGAACCGGCTGCTTCTTACTGATGAATACCGGAGAAAAACCTGTATTTTCCAGCAACGGTCTGGTAACTACCATTGCCTGGGGATTAGATGGAAAAGTGAATTATGCCCTGGAGGGCTCCATCTTCGTAGCAGGAGCCGCCGTTCAGTGGCTTCGGGATGAAATGAAATTCATTGATTCCGCTCAGGATTCCGAATATATGGCCCGCAAGGTAAAGGATACCAACGGCTGTTACGTAGTTCCTGCATTTACAGGACTGGGAGCTCCCCACTGGGATCAGTACGCAAGAGGCACTGTAGTTGGAATTACCCGGGGCGTGAATAAATGTCATATCATCCGTGCCACCCTGGATTCTCTGGCCTATCAGGTAAATGATGTACTGCAGGCAATGAGGTCTGATTCCGGAATCGAACTGGCCGCCTTAAAGGTTGACGGAGGAGCCAGTGCCAACAATTACCTCATGCAGACACAGGCAGATATCATAAACGCCCCCGTAAACCGTCCGCAATGTGTAGAGACTACTGCTATGGGCGCCGCTTATCTGGCAGGCCTGGCAGTGGGATATTGGGCAAACAAGGAAGAGGTTATAAAGAACTGGGCCATTGACAGGACCTTTGAACCTGCTATCAGCGGGGAAGAAAGAACTAAGAGGATCAGCGGCTGGAACAGGGCTGTGAAATATTCCTTTGATTGGGCAAAAGAAGATTGA
- a CDS encoding CoB--CoM heterodisulfide reductase iron-sulfur subunit B family protein, with product MVYSYYPGCTLKAKAKKLDRYARECAHILEIELEEIENWQCCGGVYPGMADELATRLSPVRALREAGEKKQDLVTVCSACHHVLKRVNEDMKTSGEIRQKINAYLEPENGYEGETKVIHYLELLRDRIGFDRIKEKVKHPLNGKKIAPYYGCLLLRPFQVMNFDDPENPSIMEEFLLAIGAQPVHYALKNECCGGYVTVEDEKFASEKSSSIMEAAMDQGAKGMITACPLCKYNLENGGLKEDIPVYYFTELLAEALGVKEQEEGT from the coding sequence ATGGTTTACAGTTATTATCCGGGCTGTACATTGAAGGCAAAGGCGAAGAAACTGGACCGCTATGCAAGGGAATGTGCCCATATATTAGAAATTGAGCTGGAAGAGATAGAGAACTGGCAATGCTGCGGAGGCGTCTATCCCGGGATGGCGGACGAACTGGCTACACGCCTTTCTCCTGTGCGTGCATTAAGGGAGGCAGGGGAGAAAAAGCAGGATCTGGTGACTGTATGCTCAGCATGTCACCACGTGTTAAAAAGGGTCAATGAGGATATGAAGACTTCCGGAGAAATAAGACAGAAGATCAATGCTTATCTGGAGCCTGAAAATGGTTATGAAGGTGAGACAAAGGTCATTCACTACTTGGAACTGCTTCGGGACCGTATCGGCTTTGACCGGATCAAAGAAAAAGTAAAACATCCTCTTAATGGAAAGAAGATAGCACCTTATTATGGCTGCCTGCTTCTAAGGCCTTTCCAGGTAATGAATTTTGATGATCCGGAAAATCCATCCATTATGGAAGAGTTTCTCCTTGCAATCGGCGCCCAGCCGGTTCACTACGCTTTAAAAAACGAGTGCTGCGGCGGATATGTGACTGTGGAAGATGAGAAATTTGCTTCTGAAAAAAGTTCCTCTATTATGGAAGCTGCTATGGACCAGGGTGCAAAAGGCATGATTACGGCCTGTCCGTTATGTAAATACAATCTGGAAAATGGCGGGCTGAAAGAGGACATTCCGGTTTACTATTTTACGGAACTTCTGGCGGAGGCTTTGGGAGTGAAAGAACAGGAGGAAGGAACGTGA
- a CDS encoding 4Fe-4S dicluster domain-containing protein: protein MREEILRISGVNPSKCMKCGKCTATCPAFEKMEYHPHQFVDMVKNNQISPLLESESLYCCMTCLACEERCPRGVKPQKLIEAVQVIKLRASGANRLKPQDVAERLDPSLPQQALMAAFRKYSR, encoded by the coding sequence GTGAGGGAAGAAATTTTAAGGATCAGCGGTGTGAACCCCTCAAAATGCATGAAATGCGGAAAATGTACAGCTACCTGCCCTGCATTTGAAAAGATGGAATATCACCCTCATCAATTTGTGGATATGGTTAAGAACAATCAGATATCCCCTCTTTTGGAATCGGAATCCCTGTATTGCTGTATGACCTGTCTGGCCTGTGAGGAACGGTGTCCCAGAGGGGTGAAGCCCCAGAAACTCATAGAAGCCGTCCAGGTTATAAAGCTGAGGGCATCGGGGGCCAACCGGCTGAAACCCCAGGATGTAGCGGAACGGCTGGATCCATCGCTTCCCCAGCAGGCCCTTATGGCGGCATTCAGAAAATACAGCAGGTGA
- a CDS encoding CoB--CoM heterodisulfide reductase iron-sulfur subunit A family protein: MQKIGVFVCWCGSNIAATVDVSQVAAAAKEEPGVVFASDYAYMCSEAGQLMIQNAIREKGLTGIVICSCSPRMHEATFRKAAQAAGLNPYMVEIANIREQCSWIHKNKEEGTKKAILLAKAAIAKVHLNEPLTAGETPVTKRALVIGGGIAGIQTALDIADAGFEVDIVEKSPTIGGKMAQLDKTFPTLDCSACILTPKMVDAAAHEKIRLFTYSEVEKVKGFVGNFTVDIRKKARSILEEKCTGCGVCTTKCPSRKTGNEFNEGLDNRTAIYIPFAQAIPNIPTIDREACIHFKTGKCGLCQKTCGVGAIDFDQQDEIITRNYGAIVAATGFQTISLERFDEFQYSKSPDVITSLELERLMNAAGPTKGELVKPSNREHPKDMVFIQCVGSRGESCREKSYCSKICCMYTAKHAMMIRDKYPDINVHVFYIDVRTPGKNFDEFYRRAVEDYGVDYRKGMVGKVMEQKDGRLLVQASDLLNGQQLLLQTDMVVLATAIEPDKSARNLATMLTASMDTNDFFTEAHPKLRPVESPTAGVFLSGTCQGPKDIPETVAQAGAAAAKVIGLLCRDKLLNNPQVAQAKERLCSGCSNCSKVCPYGAIDYEEREVLDHGVRETRRLAMVNEAVCQGCGACTVACPSGAMDLKGFTVKQIMAEVDAICR, from the coding sequence TTGCAGAAAATAGGAGTTTTTGTCTGTTGGTGCGGAAGCAACATTGCGGCTACTGTGGATGTAAGTCAGGTCGCAGCTGCTGCCAAGGAAGAACCAGGCGTTGTTTTTGCATCTGATTATGCATATATGTGCTCGGAAGCCGGCCAGCTTATGATTCAAAACGCGATCAGGGAAAAGGGGCTGACCGGAATCGTAATATGCTCCTGCTCCCCGCGCATGCATGAGGCCACGTTCCGCAAAGCAGCACAGGCTGCGGGACTGAATCCCTACATGGTGGAAATTGCCAATATCAGGGAGCAGTGCTCCTGGATCCATAAAAATAAAGAAGAAGGAACGAAAAAAGCAATTCTCTTAGCAAAGGCCGCAATCGCCAAGGTCCATTTGAACGAACCGCTGACAGCGGGAGAAACTCCTGTGACAAAGCGGGCCCTGGTAATCGGAGGGGGAATTGCAGGGATCCAGACTGCCCTTGATATTGCTGATGCAGGATTTGAGGTTGACATTGTAGAGAAATCACCTACCATAGGCGGAAAAATGGCTCAGCTTGATAAGACCTTTCCCACTTTGGACTGTTCGGCCTGTATCCTTACCCCTAAGATGGTGGATGCAGCAGCCCATGAGAAGATCCGTTTGTTTACTTATAGTGAAGTAGAGAAGGTAAAAGGCTTTGTGGGGAATTTTACCGTAGACATCCGGAAAAAAGCCAGAAGCATACTGGAAGAGAAGTGTACGGGATGCGGAGTATGTACGACAAAATGTCCTTCCAGGAAAACGGGAAACGAATTTAACGAAGGGCTGGATAACCGGACAGCCATTTATATTCCCTTTGCCCAGGCAATTCCCAACATTCCGACCATTGACAGGGAAGCCTGTATCCATTTTAAGACCGGAAAATGCGGCCTGTGCCAGAAGACCTGCGGCGTGGGTGCCATTGACTTTGACCAGCAGGATGAGATCATCACCAGGAACTACGGTGCCATTGTGGCTGCCACAGGGTTTCAGACCATATCCCTGGAAAGGTTTGATGAATTCCAGTATTCCAAAAGTCCTGATGTCATCACTTCCTTAGAACTGGAGCGGCTGATGAATGCCGCCGGCCCAACTAAGGGAGAACTGGTAAAGCCTTCAAACCGGGAACACCCGAAAGATATGGTATTTATCCAGTGCGTCGGCTCCCGGGGAGAGTCCTGCAGGGAAAAGAGCTACTGCTCTAAGATCTGCTGCATGTACACGGCCAAACACGCCATGATGATCCGTGACAAATATCCGGACATCAATGTCCATGTATTTTACATTGACGTACGCACACCGGGAAAGAATTTCGACGAATTTTACCGCAGGGCAGTGGAAGATTACGGCGTTGATTACCGGAAGGGAATGGTAGGAAAGGTAATGGAGCAAAAGGACGGCAGGCTGTTGGTTCAGGCCTCCGACTTACTGAATGGACAACAGCTTTTGCTGCAAACCGATATGGTGGTACTGGCAACAGCCATAGAGCCTGATAAATCAGCCAGAAATCTTGCTACCATGCTCACTGCCAGCATGGACACCAACGACTTTTTTACGGAGGCCCATCCCAAACTGAGGCCTGTGGAAAGTCCCACTGCCGGAGTATTCTTATCAGGAACCTGTCAGGGGCCAAAGGACATTCCGGAGACTGTGGCTCAGGCAGGAGCGGCAGCAGCCAAGGTCATCGGACTTTTATGCAGGGATAAGCTTCTTAATAACCCTCAAGTGGCCCAGGCAAAGGAACGTTTGTGCAGCGGGTGCTCTAATTGTTCCAAAGTCTGTCCATACGGAGCCATTGATTACGAAGAGAGAGAAGTTTTGGATCATGGAGTCAGGGAAACGCGGAGGCTTGCTATGGTAAACGAGGCGGTGTGCCAGGGCTGCGGAGCCTGTACGGTGGCTTGTCCATCGGGAGCCATGGATTTAAAAGGATTTACCGTAAAACAGATTATGGCGGAGGTAGATGCGATATGCAGATAG